A region of Sulfurimonas sp. DNA encodes the following proteins:
- a CDS encoding DUF3817 domain-containing protein, translating to MIKNSVKKFGQINSIEGYSYLILLFIAMPMKYYFGYPIAVKIAGMLHGILFILFCLLLLLAYKDTKWSFNENIIFFIASLIPFGTFFTKNRIKAYE from the coding sequence AAAAAACAGTGTTAAGAAATTTGGACAAATCAACTCTATTGAAGGGTATTCATACCTGATTTTACTATTTATTGCGATGCCAATGAAGTATTATTTTGGATACCCAATTGCAGTAAAAATTGCAGGTATGCTTCATGGTATTTTATTTATATTATTTTGCCTTTTACTACTTCTAGCATATAAAGATACAAAATGGTCGTTTAATGAAAATATTATATTTTTTATAGCTTCACTTATCCCTTTTGGAACATTTTTTACAAAAAATAGAATAAAAGCTTATGAGTAA
- a CDS encoding thermonuclease family protein, with protein MLKLFIYFYIILSLDANELVLARLENIMSNEKQKFGIENYTFECQAYGVLALETLYYKSKRNSICQKSIDAFYKRYPKKEYFVNFILKDKQLYHIQNKEDGCVVYAKGQITLSELLLKEGLAIKKPIFKDEEFQDYYTAAQRKAKMQKKGLWGTNIFTSCVPEL; from the coding sequence ATGTTAAAATTATTTATCTACTTTTACATTATCTTGAGCTTAGATGCTAATGAATTGGTATTAGCTAGGCTTGAAAATATCATGTCAAACGAAAAACAAAAGTTTGGTATAGAAAATTATACATTTGAATGTCAGGCATATGGTGTATTAGCTTTAGAAACATTATATTATAAGTCAAAAAGAAACTCTATCTGTCAAAAAAGTATAGATGCTTTTTATAAAAGATATCCAAAGAAAGAGTATTTTGTAAATTTTATTTTAAAAGACAAACAACTATATCATATTCAAAATAAAGAGGATGGATGTGTTGTTTATGCGAAAGGACAAATAACTCTTTCTGAATTATTATTAAAAGAAGGTTTAGCCATAAAAAAACCAATTTTTAAAGATGAAGAGTTTCAAGATTATTATACAGCGGCACAAAGAAAAGCTAAGATGCAAAAAAAAGGTTTATGGGGTACAAATATATTCACAAGTTGTGTGCCAGAACTGTAG
- the htpG gene encoding molecular chaperone HtpG, which translates to MAKHQFQTEANQILHLMIHSLYSNKEIFLRELVSNASDALDKLNLLVLTDDKYKDVVFAPRIDIVVNKEAKTLTIKDSGIGMNEQDLMDNLGTIAKSGTKAFLENLTGDQKEDSNLIGQFGVGFYACFMVADKVEVTTKKTGETQAFLWTSTGDGSFELENTTQDGHGTTIVMHLKDDESEFLETYRVESIIQKYSNHIPFAIFMDKENFVPAVKDDDDKELEPSRTDIVNEQINKASALWTIPKKDITKDEYKDFYSSIAHSSEEPLSWIHNKAEGAVEYTTLFYIPSKAPMDLFRVDYKTGIKLYINRVFITDDEKELMPTYLRFLRGVIDSKDLPLNVSREILQSNPTMDKIKKTSVKKVLSELAKMAKKNKEKYNTFYGEFGNVLKEGLYNDYENREKILELMQFSTMNSQETVMIEDFVKNIDDEKKEIYYITGKASLAMLKSSPALERFKAKGLDVLVLNEEVDTIIFPMVTEYKDYKLVAVADAKFEESEEEKKAEEEVAKTYEGLAKELKDALGDSVKSVETTSDLVDSPVKLKEDKEDQAYMMAQMMKQMGQDSDMPEPAPILQINPNHELLKKLKDSVDQNLVNDAAHVLLDQAKLFDGKELDDTADFISRLNRIISKAL; encoded by the coding sequence ATGGCAAAACATCAGTTTCAAACAGAAGCAAATCAAATATTACATCTAATGATTCACTCACTATATTCAAACAAAGAAATTTTTCTTCGTGAGTTAGTTTCAAATGCTTCAGATGCACTAGATAAACTAAATTTGTTAGTTTTAACAGATGATAAATACAAAGATGTGGTTTTCGCACCTCGCATAGACATAGTTGTAAACAAAGAAGCTAAAACTTTAACAATCAAAGATTCTGGTATTGGAATGAATGAGCAAGATTTGATGGACAATCTTGGTACTATTGCAAAGTCAGGTACAAAAGCATTTTTAGAAAACCTTACTGGTGATCAAAAAGAAGATTCAAATCTTATTGGTCAGTTTGGTGTTGGTTTTTATGCTTGTTTTATGGTTGCAGATAAAGTGGAAGTTACAACTAAGAAAACGGGTGAGACCCAAGCATTTTTATGGACAAGTACAGGGGATGGTTCTTTTGAGTTAGAAAATACAACTCAAGATGGGCATGGTACAACTATTGTAATGCATCTAAAAGATGATGAGAGTGAATTTTTAGAAACTTATAGAGTTGAAAGTATTATTCAAAAATACTCAAATCATATTCCTTTTGCTATTTTTATGGATAAAGAAAATTTTGTTCCTGCTGTAAAAGATGATGATGACAAAGAACTTGAGCCAAGTAGAACAGATATAGTAAATGAGCAAATAAATAAAGCAAGTGCTCTTTGGACAATTCCTAAAAAAGATATTACTAAAGATGAGTATAAAGATTTTTATAGTTCTATCGCACATTCATCTGAAGAGCCTTTAAGTTGGATACATAATAAAGCCGAGGGTGCAGTTGAATATACTACACTATTTTATATCCCATCAAAAGCTCCTATGGACCTTTTTAGAGTTGATTATAAAACAGGGATTAAACTATATATTAACCGTGTATTTATTACTGATGATGAAAAAGAATTGATGCCAACTTACTTAAGATTTTTAAGAGGTGTAATTGATTCTAAAGATTTGCCACTTAATGTATCTCGTGAAATTTTACAATCAAATCCAACAATGGACAAAATCAAAAAAACATCTGTAAAAAAAGTTCTTTCAGAATTAGCAAAAATGGCTAAAAAAAATAAAGAAAAATACAATACTTTTTATGGAGAATTCGGTAATGTTTTAAAAGAAGGTCTTTATAATGATTATGAAAATCGTGAAAAGATTTTAGAACTTATGCAGTTTAGCACTATGAACTCTCAAGAAACTGTAATGATAGAAGATTTTGTAAAAAATATCGATGATGAGAAAAAAGAAATTTATTATATCACTGGTAAAGCTTCTTTAGCAATGTTAAAATCTTCTCCTGCATTAGAGAGATTTAAAGCAAAAGGTCTTGATGTTTTAGTTTTAAATGAAGAAGTTGATACTATCATCTTTCCTATGGTTACAGAGTATAAAGATTATAAATTAGTAGCAGTAGCAGATGCTAAGTTTGAAGAGAGTGAAGAAGAGAAAAAAGCTGAAGAAGAAGTAGCAAAAACTTATGAAGGTTTAGCAAAAGAGCTCAAAGATGCACTAGGTGATAGTGTTAAATCTGTTGAGACTACATCAGATTTAGTTGATTCTCCTGTAAAACTAAAAGAAGATAAAGAAGATCAAGCTTATATGATGGCTCAAATGATGAAGCAAATGGGACAAGATTCAGATATGCCAGAACCTGCTCCGATTTTACAAATAAATCCAAATCATGAACTACTTAAAAAACTAAAAGATTCGGTTGACCAAAATTTAGTAAATGATGCTGCGCATGTACTTCTTGACCAAGCAAAATTGTTTGATGGAAAAGAACTTGATGATACAGCAGATTTTATTTCAAGACTAAATAGAATTATTTCTAAAGCCTTATAA